The genomic interval ATTTCAGAATTAAGTACAAAATACTTTAGAATTAGCACTGAAAGAAGTTGACCGATTGAGGAATCAGAATCCTCTAAACCATATTCAACATTAACACTTCAGAATACAATACATAGATAGAAATGTTATTTAACATAAGATAGTCACTAATTTCACTAATTTGACATTCTCTTTTTAGAATACAAGTGTAAATTCAAAATATGGCAAGCTAAGCAAACAAAAGCATATGAattcagatatacatgtacatatatatatttcaagatAACCAGCAAAATCACCCTGATTTTGATATTGCAATGATAATTGAAAAGTAGAAGATGATTCTTACATATAAGAATATTTCACTACCTTTCACACATTCCAATGTATTTTCAAATTCCTGCTTACTTTGCAAATTCATTGTAAAGAATCAAAACATTGTGACATCCCATTTCATATTATCAGTACTGTAATTAGGTACCTTTCTAAAAGTCGGAGTCTTTACAGCAGGTATCCTATCAGCTCCTTTCCATTGCCAATCCTCACTGTTCATCATAGACATTACTTACTGCAATACCAGCCCtggcatttcatttatttttctgcaTGGCCAGGAAACTTGACTCTTTCATaattcaaaatggaaaattcaTATACTGTACTCTAGAGAAGAACATCTGTAATTACATGTAGTTCTTTACTTATTCATTTAAAGTAATCCTGAGTTTGATACTAGTTTAAAAGCCAATAGAGAATCAAAATGATGAACCAACAGAGTctttggttgtcatggcaatggtTCCAATCAAAGTAATCCTTACACCAGGCACTGTGTATCAGTGGCTTAGAGCCAGGGACCTGCACATTTTACAACCATTTTTATCACAGACATTTGGGTTACGACCTTTGAGCTGTATAGCCCGTATTCTCAAAATAGGTTCCAATAAAAATATACCATGGTACAAAGCCATGGGCTATGCAGATTTCTCATACTATTGTGTTTCATTTGAGCCTTAATTTAGCGCACCTTGCCAAAAGCGGGAATTTAGATGGACCTTTCGTAGTGTACGCGAtgaaattagcataattatgacACAAAAATCTGCATACAACTGTGGTCCACAGATTTGTACCATGGTAGAATTGAAAACTTTGAATACAGGCCAATGTGTTCAATCAGTAATTTGCTGATTTTTCTACACCCGCTTTGTCTACTTACAATATGGCCGCATTCCACATGGTCTAACCCTGGTTTGTCTACAATCAGTTTGTCTAATGGCCATTTAGCCCAATAACaatttttgtctaatttccaggtGGGCTCTACCCATTTCATCTATATCTATCCTCTTGATCTAACACCATCTAATCTAAATGGTGAATGAACtggtaatgaaaaaaatttcattggaaaaaatgcaaaatatttaGTAAACTAAGTCATCTGGGCATCAGACGACCTGAGAAGTAGACTATTTGGGTAACAGACCAGGTGTAGTGTAGACCAAAAGATAATTAATccaaattgatagtagaccaaatagGCTTTAATATGGTATGAGACtaagtaggtggtttcagaccgcctcgaagttcgccagttccaggtattctctgatcgggaaatttaccccgatcagaaaataccaggtattttggcagtgtgaaagcaaactacgcgtaatatccccgaaagaaaatacccgataaatagtaggtacttggcgaaattacgagaactttcgcggggatttttccaaggtcgtgggtattttggcggtctgaaagcaaattccgggaacttttagcccagcgtgtcgttgggtgcggcgccgtgcatgggttgctgctgggctagtgattttgaatttcgcgccttgctgcttatcagaccatactgcgcatgctcgtaacttcaggaacttatcccgaagggtatgtttcagggcggtgtgaatgcaggaataattaatgggtatttttcagcctaaaaaagttctcgtaatttaacggggattcttgtgatcgaggcggtttgaaaccacctagtgagAAGTATACCGACTGCTCGAGTATAAACTGTTCAGTCACTCTCTGATGACAGGAGCCCTCTATTGTCCGAATCTGATCCGAAGGGCATGTGACTGGAGTCTGCAGCGGATGATGATCTCATTGACTTAGCAAGTCGTGCCTTTAATCTCTTATTGTCTTCCGTAGCACTCTGCCATACAACCTCCAACTGTTCCTCAACTTTCCTACAAGAGTGAATAGTACAATTTTAAGCACCATGAATGTAATTTATGATGATTTTGGAAGTTCAATGAGGATTCAAAATCAGGTCTTACATTACTGgagacaaacaaaaaacatagTGTGGATGCGACATTAATGGCACCCTGCCAAATCGCCCATGATGATGTGAATACCACTGATATCACAAggtgaaatatttgtttattcttttttttcataattaatgtTAAATATACCGGTCAATTATACAAATATTGTGGGAGTTTTAATTTGGTCTCATTTTGGATACATACTAGTcaataaaattaaatacaaGTCCCtcaatgaaacaaattttttttttcactgagaTTATCTCATACTCAAAGCTGTATTATACTGAAAATTAATCCATTCTACAAACATTACCACAATAATTAATTTTTCCTATCTAAATGAAACAatagagagaaaacaaaatttgagccaggaatttggaaagaaaaataaattttctgtATAAAGCAAAAGATCATAAAGATTTGCTATTCATGATGGTACCAGCAAACAAATCAAGTAATCAACACCCACACAGGAAATACCAGAATGAAATCAACTATGTTTATGTAAATTCCACGCAAGGTGACAGAAATCTACAACACATAGTAGATATCATCCATTGTTCACTCAAACAAAGAATCTAGAAATGTACTCCTACATGCACCTGTGATAGGAATGTGATCACCTCATATTTTACAGGACATTTATTTCGTGGATGAATTTGACTTAACAACGACTGTGGCTTGTACTAACCatctttgaatttaaaaaaattgggttggggggggggggacagaagTGTGGTTTGAACGCAGCCCTTGGTGTAGAGTATCGAACCTGAATTGgactgtacaaaaaaaaaaattttatcaTGGTTTACCAAATTGCCCTTCTTAAATGCACCTTTTTCACAGGACATGTTTGCATTTTGAAAGATGTTTTAGTCCTGCGATTGTCAAAGACCGTTTGAACACAACCCTTGCTAAACTAAACCTCTTAACTAAACATCTTTGAAAAACATGTTACTATGGtattcaaaatgtcaaatgaATGTAGCCCTATGAGGTGCAGCAAGAACTAAGTGCAATATGATGTTGCAAAGAAGAGTTGCAATTGACTCAAATCAACTACAAATTTACATTTCATCACAGGATTAGTGATTGACTGATTTGAAATTAAGCATATGCAATGCCCCACTAGTActatatatcaaaattatgtcTAAAGGAAATGAAGACTTACTGTTTATCAGCAGCCACTTCGTCTAACGCATCTTGCTTTTCTCTGACAAGCTGACTAAGATGTTTCATTTCTCTCTCATACTGGCTCAACCTTGACGTATGAAGCTCATCTTGGTCTTTCATACGTCCCATGATGTCATCCATTTTATTACCAGCTCTCAGTTTATACATCTGCAATCATcaaatattaattcatttatctgTAGTTTTATTTAGGGTGGCATCGTCATTTACATAATCGCTTTCCACAATGGCCATGTACAGAACATGcaatttattatgattatataacTAGTATTTAACTAATAAATAGCacaaaataaaactgaatataCAGATctcttaaaataaaaacaatgaaacatTAGAATTCAACAAAAGAGAAGccaaatgtggaaaaaaaattatatgaatttgaaataatctTAAACCTAAATATATATCCATTAtttaacacaaaaaaaatctaaatgatcTAAATGCAAACAAACACATATCAAATTCATTGCATGTCCaaatttttttccagatattaTGAATAGtctcataaaaaaaatcttcaaataaTCAACTTTACCTTggataatttattcatgaaataatgacatttaattactctttctttgatttaaaATATAAGTAACTACCATTCAAGAGAAAGGCTGAGATCAGGATTCTTGTTGCCATATCATTTTACCACACCATCAAAGTTTGCAAAGAAAGCTGTTGAGCGATTTGGGCAGtcattagaatttttttttaagcaacGAAACACCGATGACAATGTAGTCTTGCACTCTTCTAAATGAAGAGGGGCCAAGTGATCTTTGCTTCATTTGGTTGGTTGATTATATGTGTATATTTAACTTTTCACTTGACTGTGTGGCAGTTAAAACTATACTGATTGCTTCACTCTCAGCATTGTAATCAATTATGCTGCAATCCCAGGAGCTTTCTATTAAAGGATTTCTATAGATTTCATCAAGGGGCCTGATGCAGGAAGAGTagcaatcaaattcaactccagaaatcaattgcaacttgactttcaaccaatgaaatgcaAGTTTTGTGGACTTGTGCtcaattattaagttgcatttaaACTCAATTCTTTTTCACAAAGGGGCTCAGGTAGACTTcctttttttaacaatttttttgtgataatgtgtttgtttaatttgtttatgtttCTAATTTTGTTaatcttcttctttgtttttttttcttcatgattttgttttttggtACCTACCTTAAGTTTCTCTTCCATTCTCCCGATAGCAACGTTGCCCGCTATCATCTTGTTGACCGCTCTCTCCTTCTCTTGAGCCTGTGTATGTGcctaaaaataacatttaaattcAGAATGCAGGATAAATAGAATGGCCTTAAATGACATAATTTTGTTTCTAGGAAATCTTTTCTTTGAGTACGTACTGgtgtgttttataaagctgtttgtaagttactgatgattttatgcatgactggtgaccctttcttgtgctccATGATATATCCATATGAAGCTGACTTAGCACCtgagaacatgttccagtcgtgcataaagtcatgcataactttatgaaagGCTTTTTGAACGCAACCAGGCCTGATACAATAACACTTTGCCTCAGAGTATTACTATTCCAGCCATtggttatgaaaaaaaagaatttattggccagtattctgaagtcaTGTTTAATTTCACCTCTGGTATAAAGTTGTGGTTCAACTTATCAGCTCACtgaaatcattcttaactgtctggGGAGGATAAATCAGCTAATTAAAGAATTAGGAAAGATCACAGTAAACATTAGAAacataaaatgtaaacaaaattttgtcattttttggaCTTCTCATAATTCCAGCAGATTTACACCATGTTCTAAATGAAATCCAGCTACAGAATACAGGACATATCTCCAAAGTTTAGTGGGCCTCCCCTCTACCCAGGAAAAAAGAGGGGAATATTCACCATCTTTTTGAATGAATCTCTTTCAGCTGCCGTTTGTTCAGCTATTTCCAAGACTCTATTTAAATGCTGATTGGCTGCCTGCTCTCTGGATTGTGAATGAGACAGCTCTTTCTCTAACATTGTCAGCTTGTATTGTAAACGTCTGTAtggaagaaggagaaagaggaagagagggggagagagaggaaggaagaTATATAGAGGAAGTGTGGATTAGTGATGAATACAATCAGAGGTCTAATAAAAAGCTTGACACAAAAAAATCCAAAActagttttcatttttcatctccAAATAAGGCAAACTACTGTCTTGCAACTTAAACATGTACAGGTTAGGTTGATAGAATTCAGTTTAATTTGCttacattttcaatgaaaaaaaaagaagaaaataaggcTTTTTGTGCTATAAACCCGTATATGTATACTGGTAAACAAACACTTTGCACTGATCTTTGATGGATACATAATTGAGTGCTAagcatactacatgtatttaaagtCCCTATCTGAGGCCTCCCCCCTCCTACACAAATGTCTCTATTCAGTCTTTATCATGGAAGATATCACTCAATTCAATCATGTTCATATCTACTTAAGATTTCAGTTTCTGCATTTTAGGACTATTACTTTTGAGCTTTCTGCATTGCCTGTATCTCTCCTTTCAATTGGCTGTTCTCTGCTTGGCAATCAGCTACTCTCATTGCAACACTCTGTTTTTCTGTCTCGACCGTTGTCAATCTGGAAAGCGTGTTCTCCGTCTCGGCTTCCACCTGCCGCTTCATGTCATGCATACTcctacaaaacaaaacaacacgTAACTGATTAACTATTAAGTTTTAAAATATTTCCTGCTTGTGTTTGGGGGTTTTTATGATGACAATTGCAGgcaattccattaaaaaaatcacaactgCATTACGAATGTTCATATTAACTAAAAAACAGATACATATCATTTCAGGATGGTCAAATATATAAGGGGTTGGACAGATACTTTACGGGAAAGTGATTATATGAAAATAGtgaatatttgtaatttattctgACTGTAAACAACACTCCTGAACACAAGTGGGTCATGTGGCGTAGTGGTTAGAGCACTGGACTCATGATCACAAGGTTGTGATTTCAAATCCTTGTTCGGCCATTGTTTCCATTGTAATACAAGGCCCAAGGGTAATTTCTGTCGTCTACAAGGTCAGCCTCAATGACTGATGAACTGAGATGTAAAAATATTTCCTATGTAATGGGTTACACCAGTTTGGCATTAAAGAGCAGAAAgttgtcctgccgagttcctactgGAGTCATAACAGAAACAGAGACTATGGCTGGCACAGTAAACAACATTGAAAGAGAAGgcattttgtttatgatataaaaaCTAATGTTATCATATGGTTGACTGAAAAGTAGATAACTGAGTGGTTATATTGGCAAGATCACATTTTATCAGACAAAATCACCTCTTGTATTCTGCAATAGTATCAAGATGCTCCTGAACTGGCATCTGACTCTCTGCCTCTCGAACTGATCTCTCATGTTGGTCCTTGAGGGCACCATATTTCATCTGTAGCTCCGAAAGCTCACCCTCCACGCTATTCTTCTCGGATTCTACCATGGTGAGGCGTTTTGTCAGTCTTATTGCTTGattttaaaatggaaaaatatattgtttatcATTGAATGGTAAAAAGGCATAAATGTGGCGTAGTTCTTTAGAGTGGTGTTTCACTGAGAGTTAAAGGGGAGTTTCACCCTGACCTTAAGTTGGTTTTGAGCAAAACAATTAGAGaaagatattggtgaagattcgggtagaatccatcaaagaatagcTTATAAATCTTTAAAGTTTTTATCAAGTGACGTTATATGCAAGCAGCTTCCCCATGTATAATGTGATATAAATTccataaatttgtattttttaatggaaaatgacGGATGcaaatttgttttcttaaagAAGGGGGAATGaaatgtgtctgatgatatatctactgcataaataaaagaaattataattttttgagaaaatgtcaatttttgaaaaaaattgtatcacatGACTAATGGATGAGCTCCTCATCTCTGACCTCAAAATAAAAGCTTTACAAATTCATATCTCTGtatttctttgatggattttcatcacaCTTTCACCAATACATTCTctatttttctacttttattaaaacaaaattattatcagggtgaaattcccctttaagtctGACCAAAAGACAGGTTTAAAACCAACATATCCATGATATTCAATGTGtaaaaaaattcattgaatGATACTAGTGGACATCCAATAAGCATGTTTTGACCAATGCAATGATGGAGTGTACCACACAGGCATTGGAGTTTTATGCAATTTCTAGCCAAGATAAGATTCAggcattttaaaagaaaagtaaaacatTTGGAAAATTATCTCATGGTCCTGGAAAATTCATTGTGCGGATGGATGAATTCAGGCTTCTTGGATAGATCTGACATTCTTCTTGGTGTTAAATAGCTTAGTACAGGTGATGACTACTTTGGTAATTGTCAGTGTTTGCATTCTAGCTTCACCTTGTTGCTTGAGTGGTACATATTAATTTGGTCTATAAGCAGTTGGTCTTCTTCTCAGACAGTCTAATATCACAAGGCCAACGAACTGACATGGTCTATCATTTTGGTCTAATTGTGGTTTGGTCTACAGTACACTTCATCTAtacccatttagtctaattattatttagtctaatgcctaGATGGTTTCATTTCCGATTCGTCTACTAATCATTTCACActttttcagatgaaaatttgattcataGATAGTTCATCTAATCCAACAGACTAAGTGGTGATAGGGGTGTTGCAGAATATATTTGCGACACATCTCAGATGaaaatttacaagtgatagatcaattttaaccAAAGTGAATCAATTTATATTTGTTGATGCAAGAAGCAGACtatcaatcaattgcaaatctgcaaaaaaataCATGACTTTCAACTGATTTGGGAGACCTATAAGTGACTTTCAATCAATTGCTGGTGTCTTGCAACACTCCATATTGAATATTATCACACAAACGAGTGTAGCCGAACtggaaataagacaaaatggtaaatggactaagtggtaattagaccaaatggttagtagacaAAAAGCTTGCAGATGGAAGAGAAtaagaccatgtgggatgagaccaaatggaaagtagacagAGCGGGTGCAGACTAATCTGAAACTTAACGCTTGAGAAACAGCtattcgttttttttatattgtactCACTTTCCTGAGCATGTTTCCTCTGTTGATCATGGAGTTTCTTTTGTTGAAGGTCCATTTGTTCTAGGACCACTTGATTCTCTTCCAGGACCAGTCTAGCTTGTTCTTCTATTTCATTCAACCTGGAACAAAAGAAGGGGAATGGGTTGCTCTTAGTAATAAAAATAGAAGCAGCAGCAaggaataatgatgatggtggtggtggtggtggcggcaGCGGCGGCGGCGGCAGTGGAAGTAGCAGAGCACACTTACCAGCTCTCTGAATGCCTTGCTTTTGGCCCCGCCCCTCCTCCGGTCTCCTCCAACTTCCGAAGGAGCCTCTGGTTCTCCCTGATCACCTCCTCTGCGCTCCTTCTGAGCTCCTCAACCTCCTCCACATTTGCCTGgatctcctcctccttctccacGAGTTGAGCCTCGTAGGCGGTGATGAGAGGGGAGAGGTACTTGGTGTCTGTCAGCCATCTTGGGGTACTTCCTCTGGAAGGTAGACCAGGAGGATCCCCTTtctgagagagaaaaagagagacagagatagaaTCAGAGATATGAAAACACAGACAGACcaaggagaaagagagacagatgaaGATtctgacaagcccccccccaaaaaaaaaaaatggtcaccaAAATTCTATCAGGGGGGTCTATTCAGCACtgcaccccctccctcccttccctcAGGTTTACTAGTGTgctctacttaaaaaaaaaaagaacaagtatCTGCTCAGTGTTGAATTAAAATCTGAGGTTTTCAGATGATTTGTAAAGATTATAAATGATGGGATAACTATTTATACCTGTGGAGGTGCATATTTGGCTTGGTATCTACTGAGTTGAATGTTGAGTTTATGGATAACATTTTTTAGATCTTCATTCTCCCGAATCACTGCCTCTGCTTGTTTCTTGAGTTGATTCAAGTACATTCCTGCATATAGAAATAAAGATAATGCATGGGTGTATATATCATCTCACTCAAATAGCAGTACATTCTGGTGTGCTCTGATATGATTTCATCCGGTTAGTATGCAATcaatatgtttgatttttttttcaccaatccAAATATGGTATTACACCATTAcatcattaacatcataatTATTGCATCCATCATCAGCACCACCATTTccaacatttacatgtatcaattaccatcatcattatcatatcatcaccatcatcatcatcatcttcatcatcatcatcatcacactagttataatcatcatcctcatcatcatcatcatcctcatcatcatcatcaccatcatcatcaccatcatcagcatcattatcatcataatcatcattatcatcacactagttataatcatcatcatcagcagcatcattttcatcatcctcatcatcatcatcaccatcaccatcatcatccttctCCCTCTTCTCACCATCATCCTCCTGGTTAGACTGGGCCATGTCCTGTAGGTTCATATTCTCGCCCTTGAGTCTTTTATTGGCTTCTTGAAGTGCCCGCTTCTCATCCCTCTGGTGCTGGCAAGTATTACTTAAATCCTCCACTTGGGCCTCTAGATCAGCTAACAATGTCAATGAATGAGGCACTGATATtaacatttaaagaaatatgGTTGGATTGAACTGTCAGAGACTATAAAGTAGTAGTGGCGGTGGCGGAagaagtaatagaagtagtagggTCACACATTGTTGGCCCAGGAAAAGTGAGACAACTACCTTACCATGTAAAGAAATTGGTCAAATGTACAGAGTATGACATACAGTCTTTTGGTCATAAAACTTGATTTCACTCTAGAAGATGGACAACACCTGTTACTGGGTAAATTCCTATCGTTTTCTACATCCACAATGAAACCTGGCAAGTCTTATTAAGCTGTCATGCCTGAGGGGTGTTTCAGTGTTTAACGCAACCTAAAGTCATGATTAAATGTCAACACGCACATGAAATTTAGCCGGCAATCTCACTGATTAATGCACAGTAATGCGGGGGTATATTTTCTGCCACATGCAGCTAGAAATTTAAGTGTGACTCACTTcaatatttgtgaaacacctgCCCAACTGCTTTAGCCAGCATATGCCACTGTACATATGGCAAGCCGTTTCTCATTTACTCCTATTTCTTAAATTGCCTTTTAATAACAAAAAGTAtcagaaaattaatttatttatttgaagacATTACTTTAAATGTTGTCAACAAAAGGCAATTCTTTAGATCAAGAAAAAGGATTAAATAACA from Lytechinus pictus isolate F3 Inbred chromosome 2, Lp3.0, whole genome shotgun sequence carries:
- the LOC129269220 gene encoding centrosomal protein of 89 kDa-like, coding for MARSSMYDYDDSEEEDDEEEDLDYMGISQREREMEYNDDPGYARVEDVQEMLSREKRGTISNRARMETPSISGEEESPRLTDRTGTDTNRSYPVPSPRDPSTLPSTSYAADIHSQGPDESRSQGHSEGRDQRHSSGDHLQDDVDGGGNSGKRKKKKAKEKEKKQKKGKDKPNEIEGLYAQPIKKHEPLERHASILSNESDFTGVSAEDFSDLISPTPSWKRKPQSPDLGNAEVISSRSSKTSKGPRSKNTFNEPMIEKVRVDNNQYAAAPSPLALQDNDIYSHLNRAESLNQSASDDYLRRTNERLETELELIQKERNDLMNTLDQRTKQLVEERGRRSDMNKSLGLVADLEAQVEDLSNTCQHQRDEKRALQEANKRLKGENMNLQDMAQSNQEDDGMYLNQLKKQAEAVIRENEDLKNVIHKLNIQLSRYQAKYAPPQKGDPPGLPSRGSTPRWLTDTKYLSPLITAYEAQLVEKEEEIQANVEEVEELRRSAEEVIRENQRLLRKLEETGGGAGPKARHSESWLNEIEEQARLVLEENQVVLEQMDLQQKKLHDQQRKHAQETIRLTKRLTMVESEKNSVEGELSELQMKYGALKDQHERSVREAESQMPVQEHLDTIAEYKRSMHDMKRQVEAETENTLSRLTTVETEKQSVAMRVADCQAENSQLKGEIQAMQKAQKRLQYKLTMLEKELSHSQSREQAANQHLNRVLEIAEQTAAERDSFKKMAHTQAQEKERAVNKMIAGNVAIGRMEEKLKMYKLRAGNKMDDIMGRMKDQDELHTSRLSQYEREMKHLSQLVREKQDALDEVAADKQKVEEQLEVVWQSATEDNKRLKARLAKSMRSSSAADSSHMPFGSDSDNRGLLSSESD